The following coding sequences lie in one Variovorax terrae genomic window:
- the rpoE gene encoding RNA polymerase sigma factor RpoE, with protein sequence MTAAPPLVPPPPADSDLLLVERAVAGDQRAFELLVIKYQRRIERLIGRMVRDVDLVEDIAQETFIRAYRALAQFRGEAQFYTWLYRIAVNTAKKTLVDLKRNPVITESALRSVDDDDETSRHENELTSSETPDTVLAAKEIAEAVNAAMEALPEELRQAVTLREIEGLSYEEIAGLMNCPIGTVRSRIFRAREAISAKVRPLLENQSGKRW encoded by the coding sequence ATGACCGCCGCTCCGCCCCTCGTTCCGCCGCCGCCTGCCGACAGCGACCTGCTGCTGGTCGAGCGCGCGGTCGCGGGTGACCAGCGGGCGTTTGAACTGCTGGTCATCAAGTACCAGCGCCGCATCGAGCGGCTGATCGGCCGGATGGTGCGCGACGTCGACCTGGTGGAGGACATCGCCCAGGAAACCTTCATCCGCGCCTACCGCGCGCTGGCCCAGTTCCGCGGCGAAGCCCAGTTCTACACCTGGCTGTACCGGATCGCGGTGAATACGGCCAAGAAAACCCTGGTAGACCTCAAGCGCAACCCGGTTATCACCGAGAGCGCGTTGCGCTCGGTGGATGACGACGATGAAACTTCCCGCCACGAGAACGAACTAACCAGCTCGGAAACACCCGATACGGTGCTGGCGGCCAAGGAAATCGCCGAAGCGGTGAACGCCGCGATGGAGGCTCTGCCCGAAGAGCTGCGCCAGGCGGTGACGCTGCGTGAAATCGAAGGTTTGAGCTATGAAGAGATCGCGGGTCTGATGAATTGCCCGATCGGGACCGTGCGCTCGCGGATTTTTCGGGCGCGTGAGGCCATCTCGGCCAAGGTCAGGCCCTTGCTGGAAAACCAGTCGGGCAAAAGATGGTGA
- a CDS encoding DegQ family serine endoprotease gives MLLQIDWKKLRSPALACALAIGATAALVPARPAMAQSAMAGRALPDFTDLVEQVGPSVVNIRTLEKVRPNGAPNGMDEDMQEFFRRFFGQPLPGVPRQQAPRQNRPQPQEEEQPRGVGSGFILTADGYVMTNAHVVDGADEMVVTLPDKREFRAKLVGFDKRTDVAVVKIEASGLPAVKIGDVGRLKVGEWVMAIGSPFGLENTVTAGIVSAKQRDTGDYLPFIQTDVAINPGNSGGPLINMRGEVVGINSQIYSRSGGFMGISFSIPIDEAIRVSDQLRASGRVTRGRIGVQIDQVTKDVAESIGLGKPQGALVRSVEGGSPAEKAGVEAGDIIIKFDGKSIDKATDLPRLVGNTKPGTRSTLTVFRRGGSKDLSVTIAEIEPDKPAKKAADKEDKPKPSAAGQSLGLVVSDLTDAQKKELKLKGGVRVDATADAAARAGLREGDVIVAIANTEVNSVKEFEAAVAKIDKSKAVNVLFRRGEWAQYALIRPLR, from the coding sequence ATGCTGCTTCAGATCGATTGGAAAAAACTGCGCTCTCCCGCGCTGGCGTGCGCGCTGGCGATCGGCGCCACGGCGGCGCTGGTGCCGGCCCGCCCGGCGATGGCCCAGTCCGCCATGGCGGGCCGGGCGCTGCCGGACTTCACGGACCTGGTGGAGCAGGTCGGGCCGTCGGTGGTCAACATCCGCACGCTCGAGAAAGTACGGCCCAATGGCGCGCCCAATGGCATGGACGAGGACATGCAGGAGTTCTTCCGCCGCTTCTTTGGCCAGCCGCTGCCCGGCGTCCCGCGCCAGCAGGCGCCGCGCCAGAACCGGCCCCAGCCTCAGGAGGAAGAGCAGCCCCGGGGCGTGGGTTCGGGCTTCATCCTCACGGCCGACGGCTACGTCATGACCAACGCCCACGTGGTGGACGGGGCCGACGAGATGGTTGTCACGCTGCCCGACAAGCGCGAGTTCCGTGCCAAGCTGGTCGGCTTCGACAAGCGCACCGACGTGGCCGTGGTCAAGATCGAGGCCAGCGGCCTGCCGGCCGTGAAGATCGGCGACGTCGGCCGCCTCAAGGTCGGCGAATGGGTCATGGCGATCGGCTCGCCGTTCGGCCTGGAAAACACCGTGACGGCCGGCATCGTGAGCGCCAAGCAGCGTGATACCGGCGACTACCTGCCGTTCATCCAGACCGATGTAGCCATCAACCCCGGCAACTCGGGCGGGCCGCTGATCAACATGCGCGGCGAGGTGGTGGGCATCAACAGCCAGATCTACTCGCGTTCGGGCGGCTTCATGGGCATCTCGTTCTCGATCCCGATCGACGAGGCGATCCGCGTCAGCGACCAGCTGCGCGCCAGCGGGCGCGTGACGCGCGGGCGCATCGGCGTGCAGATCGACCAGGTCACCAAGGACGTGGCCGAGTCCATCGGCCTGGGCAAGCCGCAGGGCGCGCTGGTGCGCAGCGTGGAGGGCGGCTCGCCGGCCGAGAAGGCGGGCGTGGAGGCCGGCGACATCATCATCAAGTTCGACGGCAAGTCCATCGACAAGGCCACCGACCTGCCGCGCCTGGTGGGCAACACCAAGCCCGGGACCAGGAGCACGCTGACGGTGTTCCGCCGCGGCGGCTCGAAGGACCTGAGCGTGACCATCGCCGAGATCGAGCCCGACAAGCCCGCGAAGAAGGCCGCCGACAAGGAAGACAAGCCCAAGCCCTCGGCAGCGGGCCAGTCGCTGGGACTGGTGGTGAGCGACCTGACCGATGCGCAGAAGAAGGAGCTCAAGCTCAAGGGCGGCGTGAGGGTGGACGCCACGGCCGATGCCGCCGCGCGCGCCGGCCTGCGCGAGGGCGACGTGATCGTGGCGATCGCCAACACCGAGGTCAACAGCGTCAAGGAGTTCGAGGCGGCGGTGGCCAAGATCGACAAGAGCAAGGCCGTCAACGTGCTGTTCCGCCGCGGCGAGTGGGCGCAGTATGCGCTGATCCGCCCCCTGCGCTGA
- the acpP gene encoding acyl carrier protein: protein MSDIEARVKKIIAEQLGVEESQVTNEKAFVADLGADSLDTVELVMALEDEFGIEIPDEDAEKITTVQNAIDYANSHQKA from the coding sequence ATGAGCGATATCGAAGCACGTGTCAAAAAAATCATTGCCGAACAACTCGGCGTGGAAGAGTCTCAAGTCACCAATGAAAAGGCCTTTGTGGCCGACCTCGGTGCCGACTCTCTCGACACGGTGGAACTGGTGATGGCGCTGGAAGACGAATTCGGCATCGAGATCCCGGACGAGGACGCCGAGAAGATCACCACGGTGCAGAACGCCATCGACTACGCCAACAGCCACCAGAAAGCCTGA
- the fabD gene encoding ACP S-malonyltransferase produces MKPFAVVFPGQGSQSVGMLDAWGDHPVVAETLREASDALGEDVARLIAEGPKEALALTTNTQPVMLVAGVAAYRAWMAETGVAPAVVAGHSLGEYSALVASGVLTLSQAAPLVRFRAAAMQEAVPVGVGAMAAILGMEAAKVIAGCAEAAATFGPDSREVVEAVNFNDPAQTVIAGSKAAVEKACEVLKANGAKRALPLPVSAPFHSSLMRPAAEKLEEKLASVDFAAPQIPVISNIDVALEVDADRIRDALYRQAFGPVRWVECVQAIKARGITTVVECGPGKVLAGMARRIDAELTGLALFDPATLAETRGALA; encoded by the coding sequence ATGAAACCGTTCGCTGTTGTCTTTCCCGGCCAGGGCTCGCAGTCCGTCGGCATGCTGGACGCCTGGGGCGACCATCCCGTGGTGGCTGAAACGCTGCGCGAAGCCTCCGATGCGCTGGGCGAGGACGTGGCCCGCCTGATCGCCGAAGGTCCGAAGGAGGCCCTGGCGCTGACCACCAACACCCAGCCGGTGATGCTGGTGGCCGGCGTGGCCGCCTACCGTGCCTGGATGGCGGAAACCGGCGTCGCGCCGGCCGTGGTGGCCGGCCACTCGCTGGGCGAGTATTCGGCGCTGGTGGCCTCGGGCGTGCTCACGCTGTCGCAGGCCGCGCCGCTGGTTCGTTTTCGCGCCGCCGCCATGCAGGAGGCCGTGCCGGTGGGCGTGGGCGCCATGGCCGCCATCCTCGGCATGGAGGCCGCCAAGGTGATCGCGGGCTGCGCCGAGGCGGCGGCAACGTTCGGGCCGGATTCGCGCGAAGTGGTGGAAGCCGTGAACTTCAACGATCCGGCGCAGACCGTGATCGCCGGCAGCAAGGCCGCCGTCGAAAAAGCCTGCGAAGTGCTCAAGGCGAATGGCGCCAAGCGCGCCCTGCCGCTGCCGGTGTCGGCGCCGTTCCATTCGAGCCTGATGCGGCCCGCGGCCGAGAAGCTCGAGGAAAAGCTGGCGTCGGTGGACTTTGCCGCGCCGCAGATCCCGGTGATCAGCAACATCGACGTCGCGCTGGAAGTCGACGCCGACCGCATCCGCGACGCGCTGTACCGCCAGGCCTTCGGGCCGGTGCGCTGGGTGGAGTGCGTGCAGGCGATCAAGGCGCGCGGCATCACGACCGTGGTCGAGTGCGGCCCCGGCAAGGTGCTGGCGGGCATGGCCCGGCGCATCGATGCGGAACTCACAGGCCTGGCGCTGTTCGACCCCGCCACGCTGGCGGAAACCCGCGGAGCGCTGGCATGA
- the fabG gene encoding 3-oxoacyl-ACP reductase FabG has translation MSEVKFEGQVALVTGASRGIGAAIALELARKGLKVIGTATSDEGAARISQALAAFPGCSGASLDVNDGAAAEALIDAIAKEHGGLQVLVNNAGITRDMLALRLKDEDWDAVLDTNLKAVFRMSRAVMRTMMKQRYGRIISITSVVGASGNPGQANYAAAKAGVAGMTRALARELGSRNITVNCVAPGFIETDMTASLPDEQQKALLGQIPLGHLGKPSDIAHAVAYLASPQAAYVTGQELHVNGGMFMS, from the coding sequence ATGAGCGAGGTGAAATTCGAAGGCCAGGTGGCGCTGGTGACGGGCGCCTCGCGCGGCATTGGCGCGGCGATCGCGCTGGAGCTGGCGCGCAAGGGCCTGAAGGTCATCGGCACGGCCACCAGCGATGAGGGCGCGGCCCGCATCAGCCAGGCGCTGGCCGCGTTTCCCGGCTGCAGCGGCGCGTCGCTCGACGTCAACGACGGTGCCGCGGCCGAAGCGCTGATCGACGCCATCGCCAAGGAACATGGCGGCCTGCAGGTGCTGGTGAACAACGCCGGCATCACGCGCGACATGCTGGCCCTGCGCCTGAAGGACGAGGACTGGGACGCGGTGCTCGACACCAACCTCAAGGCCGTGTTCCGCATGAGCCGCGCCGTGATGCGCACCATGATGAAGCAGCGCTACGGGCGCATCATCAGCATCACCAGCGTGGTCGGCGCCTCGGGCAACCCGGGCCAGGCCAACTACGCGGCGGCCAAGGCCGGCGTGGCCGGCATGACGCGCGCCCTGGCGCGCGAGCTGGGCAGCCGCAACATCACGGTCAACTGCGTGGCGCCGGGCTTCATCGAGACCGACATGACGGCCAGCCTGCCCGACGAGCAGCAGAAGGCGCTGCTGGGCCAGATCCCGCTGGGGCACCTGGGCAAGCCGTCGGATATCGCGCACGCGGTGGCGTATCTCGCCAGCCCGCAGGCCGCCTACGTGACGGGGCAGGAGCTGCACGTCAACGGCGGCATGTTCATGTCATAA
- a CDS encoding sigma-E factor negative regulatory protein codes for MNDALENCESVSALADGQLRGDEFARAVQLAAHDAQAQAAWRTYHLIGDVLRSGELAACGRDAAFVQRFQARLQREPLPAAAMPAIAEAAPESRPVSRPAPVAEAANESSFRWKLVAGFASLAAVAAIGWNSAGSLMRPEVPTLALAPLPAAPAQQPVALASNDPQAQVMIRDPRLDELLAAHKQLGGMSVLQMPASFLRNATFDGPAR; via the coding sequence ATGAATGATGCCCTCGAGAATTGTGAGTCTGTCTCCGCGCTGGCCGACGGCCAGCTGCGCGGAGATGAGTTCGCGCGCGCCGTGCAGCTGGCGGCGCACGATGCCCAGGCGCAGGCGGCCTGGCGCACCTACCACCTGATCGGCGACGTGCTGCGCTCCGGTGAGCTGGCTGCCTGCGGCCGCGATGCCGCCTTCGTGCAGCGTTTCCAGGCCCGGCTGCAGCGCGAGCCGCTGCCGGCCGCGGCCATGCCTGCCATTGCCGAGGCGGCTCCCGAAAGCCGCCCGGTCAGCCGCCCCGCGCCGGTTGCCGAAGCGGCCAATGAATCCAGCTTCCGCTGGAAACTGGTGGCGGGTTTCGCCTCGCTGGCCGCGGTTGCCGCCATCGGCTGGAACTCGGCGGGCAGCCTGATGCGCCCCGAGGTTCCCACCCTGGCACTGGCGCCGCTGCCGGCCGCGCCGGCGCAGCAGCCGGTGGCCCTGGCCAGCAACGACCCGCAGGCGCAGGTCATGATCCGCGACCCGCGCCTGGACGAGCTGCTGGCGGCGCACAAGCAGCTGGGCGGCATGTCGGTGCTGCAGATGCCGGCCAGCTTTCTGCGCAACGCCACCTTCGACGGGCCGGCCCGCTGA
- the fabF gene encoding beta-ketoacyl-ACP synthase II: MSRRRVVVTGLGCVSPVGNTVADSWANLIAGQPGIDFITKFDASNFACKFAGEVKGFQLEEYMTAKEARTMDTFIHYGVAAAMQAVADSGLPVGDQLGEEQSTRIGCVIGSGIGGLPLIEDTHTEMVNRGPRRITPFFVPASIINMISGHVSMKFGFKGPNIAIVTACTTGLHCIGDAGRMIEYGDADVMIAGGSEATVSPLGIGGFAAMRALSTRNDDPKTASRPWDKDRDGFVLGEGAGVMVLEEYEHAKARGAKIYGELAGFGMSADAGHMTAPNMDGPRRAMLGALRNAGINPDQVDYLNAHGTSTPLGDINESNAIKAALGDHAKNMVVSSTKSMTGHLLGGAGGIESVFTVLALHHQKVPPTINIFNQDPECDLDYCANTARDLKIDVAVKNNFGFGGTNGTLVFKRLA; this comes from the coding sequence ATGAGCCGTCGCCGCGTCGTAGTGACCGGCCTGGGTTGCGTCAGCCCCGTGGGCAACACGGTCGCCGATTCCTGGGCCAACCTCATCGCCGGCCAGCCCGGCATTGACTTCATCACGAAGTTCGATGCGTCGAACTTCGCCTGCAAGTTCGCGGGAGAGGTCAAGGGGTTCCAGCTGGAGGAGTACATGACCGCCAAGGAAGCGCGGACGATGGACACCTTCATCCATTACGGCGTGGCTGCCGCCATGCAGGCCGTGGCGGATTCGGGCCTCCCCGTCGGCGACCAGCTGGGCGAGGAGCAGTCCACGCGCATCGGCTGCGTCATCGGCTCCGGCATCGGCGGGCTGCCGCTGATCGAGGACACCCACACCGAGATGGTCAACCGCGGCCCGCGCCGCATCACGCCGTTTTTCGTGCCGGCCTCGATCATCAACATGATCTCCGGCCATGTGTCGATGAAGTTTGGCTTCAAGGGCCCGAACATCGCCATCGTCACCGCCTGCACGACCGGCCTGCATTGCATCGGCGACGCCGGCCGCATGATCGAGTACGGCGATGCCGACGTGATGATCGCGGGCGGCTCGGAAGCAACGGTTTCGCCGCTGGGCATCGGCGGCTTTGCCGCGATGCGCGCGCTGTCCACCCGCAACGACGACCCGAAGACCGCGTCGCGTCCGTGGGACAAGGACCGGGACGGCTTCGTCCTGGGCGAGGGCGCGGGCGTGATGGTGCTGGAAGAGTACGAGCACGCCAAGGCGCGCGGCGCGAAGATTTACGGGGAGCTCGCCGGCTTCGGCATGAGCGCCGACGCCGGGCACATGACTGCCCCCAACATGGACGGCCCGCGCCGCGCCATGCTCGGCGCGCTGCGCAATGCCGGCATCAACCCCGACCAGGTCGATTACCTGAACGCGCACGGCACCTCCACGCCGCTGGGCGACATCAACGAATCCAATGCCATCAAGGCGGCGCTGGGCGACCATGCGAAGAACATGGTGGTCAGCTCCACCAAATCGATGACCGGCCACCTGCTGGGCGGTGCCGGCGGCATCGAGTCGGTGTTCACCGTGCTGGCGCTGCACCACCAGAAGGTGCCGCCCACGATCAACATCTTCAACCAGGATCCCGAGTGTGACCTGGACTACTGCGCCAACACCGCGCGCGACCTGAAGATCGACGTGGCCGTGAAGAACAACTTCGGCTTCGGCGGCACCAACGGCACGCTGGTCTTCAAGCGGCTTGCCTGA
- a CDS encoding MucB/RseB C-terminal domain-containing protein has product MKLQPFCRYVLALWAGSAINFVAAQVPAAVPAAPAAPASADSKAAERGVSDWLMRMHEASRKRAYIGTFVVSSSAGSMASARIWHACDGDQQMERVESLTGTQRSIFRRNDEVITFLPGSKVARIEKRESLGLFPNLLQSSESSIPEFYAARKVGYDRVAGFDAEVVQLAPKDNLRFGYRIWSEKKSGLVVKLQTLDTDGRVLEQAAFSELQIDAPVKFDKLAQMMGNTEGYKVERPELVKTTAAAEGWVLKSPVPGFKPMSCYKRPTTGGAVPDSTMQWVFSDGLASVSLFVEAYDRQRHGQEMLLAMGATQTLTRRLSAPAGDKSGDWWLTAVGEVPPQTLKAFAQGLERKKQ; this is encoded by the coding sequence ATGAAGTTGCAGCCTTTTTGTCGTTATGTCCTTGCCCTGTGGGCCGGATCAGCTATCAATTTTGTAGCGGCCCAGGTGCCGGCGGCGGTTCCCGCCGCGCCGGCCGCCCCGGCCTCGGCCGACAGCAAGGCGGCCGAGCGCGGCGTGAGCGACTGGCTCATGCGCATGCACGAGGCCTCGCGCAAACGCGCCTACATCGGCACCTTCGTGGTCTCGTCATCGGCGGGCAGCATGGCCAGCGCGCGCATCTGGCACGCCTGCGACGGCGACCAGCAGATGGAGCGGGTCGAGTCGCTGACCGGCACGCAGCGATCGATCTTCCGGCGCAACGACGAAGTCATCACCTTCCTGCCCGGCAGCAAGGTGGCCCGCATCGAGAAGCGCGAGTCGCTGGGGCTGTTTCCCAATCTGCTCCAATCCAGCGAGTCGTCGATTCCCGAGTTCTATGCCGCCCGCAAGGTCGGCTACGACCGGGTCGCCGGGTTCGACGCGGAGGTGGTGCAGCTGGCGCCCAAGGACAACCTGCGCTTCGGCTACCGCATCTGGAGCGAAAAGAAATCGGGCCTCGTGGTCAAGCTGCAGACGCTGGACACCGACGGCCGCGTGCTGGAGCAGGCCGCCTTCTCCGAGCTGCAGATCGATGCGCCGGTGAAGTTCGACAAGCTGGCCCAGATGATGGGCAACACCGAGGGCTACAAGGTGGAGCGGCCCGAGCTGGTCAAGACCACGGCCGCGGCCGAGGGCTGGGTGCTCAAGAGCCCGGTACCCGGCTTCAAGCCGATGAGCTGCTACAAGCGGCCCACGACCGGCGGCGCGGTGCCGGACAGCACCATGCAATGGGTCTTCTCCGACGGCCTGGCCTCGGTGTCGCTGTTCGTCGAGGCCTATGACCGCCAGCGCCATGGCCAGGAGATGCTGCTGGCCATGGGCGCCACGCAGACGCTGACGCGCCGCCTGAGCGCCCCGGCGGGCGACAAGTCCGGCGATTGGTGGCTCACCGCCGTCGGCGAGGTGCCCCCGCAGACCTTGAAGGCCTTTGCGCAAGGCCTCGAGCGCAAGAAACAATGA
- the lepA gene encoding translation elongation factor 4 has translation MNHIRNFSIIAHIDHGKSTLADRLIQRCGGLSDREMEEQVLDSMDIEKERGITIKAQTAALKYKARDGQLYNLNLIDTPGHVDFSYEVSRSLSACEGALLVVDASQGVEAQTVANCYTALELGVEVLPVLNKMDLPNADPENAKAEIEDVIGIDAGDAIPCSAKTGMGIDEILEAIVAKIPAPRGNPQDPLRAMIIDSWFDSYVGVVMLVRVVDGRLAKGERIKLMATGATYNADNLGVFTPGNEPRESLEAGEVGYIIAGIKELQAAKVGDTVTLEKKLPNNAGPAAEALPGFKEIQPQVFAGLYPTEANQYDALRDSLEKLKLNDASLHYEPEVSQALGFGFRCGFLGLLHMEIVQERLEREFDQDLITTAPSVVYQVVKADGEVMMVENPAKMPDQGRMMEIREPIVTVHLYMPQDYVGAVMTLANQKRGVQMNMAYHGRQVMLTYELPLGEIVLDFFDKLKSVSRGYASMDYEFKEYRASDVVKVDILLNGEKVDALSIIVHRSQSQYRGRAVVAKMREIISRQMYDVAIQAAIGANIIARETIKALRKNVLAKCYGGDISRKRKLLEKQKAGKKRMKQIGSVEVPQEAFLAILQVEE, from the coding sequence ATGAATCACATCAGAAATTTTTCGATCATTGCGCACATCGATCATGGCAAGTCGACACTGGCGGACCGGCTGATCCAACGCTGCGGCGGCTTGAGTGATCGCGAGATGGAAGAGCAGGTGCTCGACTCCATGGACATCGAAAAAGAGCGTGGGATAACCATCAAGGCGCAGACCGCCGCGCTCAAGTACAAGGCGCGCGACGGCCAGCTCTACAACCTCAACCTGATCGACACGCCGGGCCACGTCGACTTCTCCTACGAAGTGTCGCGCTCGCTGTCGGCCTGCGAGGGCGCGCTGCTCGTTGTCGATGCGAGCCAGGGGGTGGAAGCGCAGACGGTGGCCAACTGCTACACCGCGCTCGAACTCGGCGTCGAGGTGCTGCCGGTGCTCAACAAGATGGATCTGCCGAATGCCGATCCCGAGAACGCCAAGGCCGAGATCGAGGACGTGATCGGCATCGACGCGGGCGATGCGATTCCCTGCTCGGCCAAGACCGGCATGGGCATCGACGAGATCCTGGAAGCGATCGTCGCCAAGATCCCGGCGCCGCGCGGCAATCCTCAGGATCCGCTGCGCGCGATGATCATCGACAGCTGGTTCGACAGCTACGTCGGCGTGGTGATGCTGGTGCGCGTGGTCGACGGCCGCCTGGCCAAGGGCGAGCGCATCAAGCTGATGGCCACCGGCGCGACCTACAACGCCGACAACCTCGGCGTGTTCACGCCGGGCAACGAGCCGCGCGAATCGCTGGAAGCGGGCGAGGTGGGCTACATCATCGCCGGCATCAAGGAACTGCAGGCCGCCAAGGTGGGCGACACCGTCACGCTGGAGAAGAAGCTGCCCAACAACGCCGGCCCCGCGGCCGAGGCGCTGCCCGGCTTCAAGGAGATCCAGCCGCAGGTGTTCGCCGGGCTCTACCCGACCGAGGCGAACCAGTACGACGCGCTGCGCGACAGCCTGGAGAAGCTCAAGCTCAACGACGCCTCGCTGCACTACGAGCCCGAAGTCTCGCAGGCCCTGGGCTTCGGCTTTCGCTGCGGCTTCCTCGGCCTGCTGCACATGGAGATCGTGCAGGAGCGGCTGGAGCGCGAGTTCGACCAGGACCTGATCACCACCGCGCCGAGCGTGGTCTACCAGGTGGTCAAGGCCGACGGCGAGGTGATGATGGTCGAGAACCCGGCCAAGATGCCCGACCAGGGCCGCATGATGGAGATCCGCGAGCCCATCGTCACCGTGCACCTGTACATGCCGCAGGACTACGTGGGCGCCGTGATGACGCTGGCCAACCAGAAGCGCGGCGTGCAGATGAACATGGCCTACCACGGCCGCCAGGTGATGCTCACCTACGAGCTGCCGCTGGGCGAGATCGTGCTGGACTTCTTCGACAAGCTCAAGTCGGTGAGCCGGGGCTACGCCTCCATGGACTACGAGTTCAAGGAGTACCGCGCGTCCGACGTGGTCAAGGTCGACATCCTGCTCAACGGCGAGAAGGTCGATGCGCTGTCCATCATCGTGCACCGCAGCCAGAGCCAGTACCGCGGCCGCGCCGTGGTGGCCAAGATGCGTGAGATCATCTCGCGCCAGATGTACGACGTGGCGATCCAGGCGGCCATCGGCGCCAACATCATCGCGCGCGAAACCATCAAGGCACTGCGCAAGAACGTGCTGGCAAAATGCTACGGCGGCGACATCAGCCGCAAGCGCAAGCTCCTCGAGAAACAAAAAGCAGGCAAGAAACGCATGAAGCAGATCGGATCGGTCGAAGTGCCCCAGGAGGCCTTTCTGGCCATTTTGCAGGTGGAAGAATGA
- a CDS encoding beta-ketoacyl-ACP synthase III produces the protein MRRYSRITGTGSYLPPRRVTNAALAAELAAKGVETSDEWIVERTGIRARHFAEPDVTSSDLGAEAARHALQAAGLEAGDIDLIIVATSTPDMVFPSAACILQNKLGIAGCAAFDVQAVCSGFVYALTVADAMIQTGAASKALVIGAEVFSRILDFSDRTTCVLFGDGAGAVVLEASDTPGILASDLHADGKHVGILCVPGTVSGGRVLGDPFLKMDGQAVFKLAVGVLESAARTTLAKAGLTDADIDWLIPHQANIRIMQSTAKKLKLPLDKLIVTVDQHGNTSAASIPLALDAAVRSGKIQKGDTLMLEGVGGGFTWGAVLLNL, from the coding sequence ATGAGACGTTATTCCCGCATCACCGGCACCGGCAGCTACCTGCCACCGCGCCGAGTGACCAATGCTGCGCTGGCGGCCGAACTGGCCGCCAAAGGCGTTGAGACCTCCGATGAGTGGATCGTCGAGCGCACCGGCATCCGGGCTCGCCATTTCGCCGAGCCTGACGTGACCAGCAGCGACCTCGGCGCCGAGGCGGCCCGCCACGCGCTGCAGGCCGCCGGCCTCGAGGCCGGGGACATCGATCTGATCATCGTCGCCACGTCCACGCCGGACATGGTGTTCCCCTCCGCAGCCTGCATCCTTCAGAACAAGCTCGGCATCGCCGGCTGCGCGGCGTTCGATGTGCAGGCCGTGTGCAGCGGCTTCGTCTATGCGCTGACGGTGGCCGACGCGATGATCCAGACCGGCGCCGCCAGCAAGGCACTGGTGATCGGTGCCGAGGTGTTCTCGCGCATTCTCGATTTTTCGGACCGCACCACCTGCGTGCTGTTCGGCGACGGCGCCGGCGCCGTGGTGCTGGAGGCGTCCGACACGCCCGGCATCCTGGCCAGCGACCTGCATGCCGACGGCAAGCACGTGGGCATCCTGTGCGTGCCGGGCACCGTCTCGGGCGGGCGGGTGCTGGGCGACCCGTTCCTCAAGATGGATGGCCAGGCCGTGTTCAAGCTGGCGGTGGGCGTGCTCGAAAGCGCGGCCCGCACCACGCTGGCCAAGGCCGGCCTGACTGATGCCGACATCGACTGGCTGATTCCGCACCAGGCCAACATCCGCATCATGCAGAGCACCGCCAAGAAGCTGAAGCTGCCGCTGGACAAGCTGATCGTCACCGTGGATCAGCATGGCAATACCTCGGCCGCCTCGATTCCGTTGGCGCTCGATGCGGCGGTGCGCAGCGGCAAGATCCAGAAGGGTGACACGCTCATGCTCGAAGGCGTGGGCGGTGGCTTCACCTGGGGTGCCGTGCTACTGAATTTGTAG